The genome window GCAATAAAAAGAGCAGGCATAAAACCAGAAGACATAGATGAAGTAATCCTAGGCAACGTACTATCAGCAGGCATAGGTCAAAACCCAGCAAGACAAGTAGCACTAGGAGCAGGCTTACCAGACACAACACCAGCAACAACAATAAACAAAGTATGCGGCTCAGGACTAAGATCAGTAAGCATGGCAGCACAATTCATCATGCTAGGAGATGCAGACATCATACTAGCAGGAGGAACAGAAAGCATGAGTAACGCCCCATACCTATTACCATCAGCAAGATGGGGACAAAGAATGGGAGACGGGAAAATAGTAGACTACATGGTACATGACGGACTAACAGACATATTCAACAACTACCATATGGGAATCACAGC of Proteiniborus ethanoligenes contains these proteins:
- a CDS encoding beta-ketoacyl synthase N-terminal-like domain-containing protein, producing MREVVIVGAARTPIGSYGGSLASLSAIDLGVIAAKEAIKRAGIKPEDIDEVILGNVLSAGIGQNPARQVALGAGLPDTTPATTINKVCGSGLRSVSMAAQFIMLGDADIILAGGTESMSNAPYLLPSARWGQRMGDGKIVDYMVHDGLTDIFNNYHMGITA